Proteins co-encoded in one Brassica rapa cultivar Chiifu-401-42 chromosome A02, CAAS_Brap_v3.01, whole genome shotgun sequence genomic window:
- the LOC103853784 gene encoding sulfite oxidase has protein sequence MPGIRGPSDYSQEPSRDPCLKINAKEPFNAEPPRSALVQSYVTPVHLFYKRNHGPIPIIDHIDNYSVSVTGLIDNPTKLFIKDIKSLPKYNVTATLQCAGNRRTAMSKVRNVRGVGWDVSAIGNAVWGGAKLADVLELLGVPKLTGSTRLGGRHVEFVSVDRCKEENGGPYKASIPLNQATNPEADVLLAYEMNGEILNRDHGYPLRLVVPGVIGARSVKWLDSINVIAEECQGFFMQKDYKMFPPSVNWDNIDWSSRRPQMDFPVQSAICSLEDVQMVKPGKVSIKGYAVSGGGRGIERVDISMDGGKSWVEASRTQEPEKDYISEHSSSDKWAWVLFEATIDVSQSTTEVIAKAVDSAANVQPENVESVWNLRGVLNTSWHRVLLRLGHSNL, from the exons atgcCTGGGATTCGCGGACCTTCAGATTACTCGCAAGAACCATCTCGTGACCCTTGTCTCAAAATCAACGCAAAG GAGCCGTTCAATGCTGAGCCACCTCGCTCCGCCTTAGTTCAATCTTACGTCACTCCCGTCCATCTTTTCTACAAGCGAAATCACGGCCCCATTCCCATTATCGATCACATCGACAA CTACTCCGTGTCTGTCACCGGACTGATCGATAACCCAACAAAGCTCTTCATCAAAGACATCAAGTCCCTGCCCAAGTACAATGTCACTGCCACTCTACAGTGTGCGGGTAACAGAAGAACTGCTATGAGCAAAGTCAGGAATGTTAGAGGGGTTGGTTGGGATGTTTCTGCCATTGGCAACG CTGTGTGGGGTGGGGCCAAATTGGCCGATGTTCTTGAGCTTTTGGGCGTTCCGAAGCTCACTGGCTCCACCAGGTTAGGTGGCAGACATGTTGAGTTTGTCAGTGTTGATCGCTGCaag GAGGAGAATGGTGGGCCTTACAAGGCGTCAATCCCTCTTAACCAAGCAACAAACCCTGAAGCCGATGTTCTACTCGCTTACGAGATGAATGGAGAG ATCCTGAACAGGGATCACGGGTATCCGTTAAGGCTGGTTGTCCCGGGTGTGATTGGTGCTCGTTCCGTCAAATGGCTTGATTCCATCAATGTAATCGCTGAAGAATGCCAG GGCTTTTTCATGCAAAAAGATTACAAAATGTTCCCACCTTCTGTCAATTGGGACAATATTGACTGGTCCTCAAGGAGGCCCCAAATGGATTTCCCTGTTCAG AGTGCAATCTGCTCTTTGGAGGACGTGCAAATGGTGAAGCCTGGAAAG GTAAGCATCAAAGGATATGCGGTTTCTGGAGGTGGGCGAGGGATCGAGCGAGTGGATATATCAATGGATGGAGGCAAAAGCTGGGTGGAAGCTTCTAGAACACAGGAACCAGAAAAGGATTACATCTCTGAGCACAGCTCTAGTGACAAATGGGCGTGGGTGTTGTTTGAAGCCACTATTGATGTCTCCCAGAGTACCACCGAGGTCATCGCCAAAGCG GTGGATTCGGCGGCCAATGTTCAGCCGGAAAATGTGGAGTCAGTGTGGAACTTAAGAGGGGTGCTCAATACATCGTGGCACCGTGTCCTGCTCCGTCTTGGCCACTCTAACTTGTAG
- the LOC103853785 gene encoding bax inhibitor 1, translating into MDSFSSFFDSQPGSRSWSYDSLKNLRQISPAVQNHLKRVYLTLCCALVASAFGAYLHVLWNIGGILTTIGCFGSMIWLLSSPPYEQQKRLSLLFLSAVLEGASVGPLIKLAVDFDPSILITAFVGTAIAFICFSGAAMLARRREYLYLGGLLSSGLSMLMWLQFASSIFGGSASIFKFELYFGLLIFVGYMVVDTQDIIEKAHLGDMDYVKHSLTLFTDFVAVFVRVLIIMLKNSADKEDKKKRRRN; encoded by the exons aTGGATTCATTCTCGTCCTTCTTCGATTCTCAACCAGGAAGCAGAAGCTGGAGCTATGATTCTCTCAAAAACCTCCGTCAGATCTCTCCCGCCGTCCAGAATCATCTCAAGAGG GTTTATCTAACTCTGTGTTGTGCTCTCGTTGCGTCTGCGTTTGGAGCTTACCTCCACGTGCTCTGGAACATCGGTGGTATTCTCACTACCATTGGATGCTTTGGAAGCATGATTTGGCTGCTCTCCTCTCCTCCTTATGAGCAA CAAAAGAGGCTTTCACTTCTGTTCCTGTCTGCTGTTCTCGAAGGTGCTTCAGTTGGTCCCTTGATCAAACTGGCAGTTGATTTTGACCCAAG CATCCTCATCACTGCGTTTGTCGGAACTGCGATAGCCTTTATCTGTTTCTCAGGGGCAGCGATGTTGGCAAGACGCAGAGAGTACCTCTACCTCGGAGGACTGCTTTCGTCTGGCTTGTCAATGCTAATGTGGCTTCAGTTTGCCTCTTCCATCTTTGGTGGCTCTGCATCCATCTTTAAGTTTGAG CTCTACTTTGGACTCTTGATCTTTGTGGGATACATGGTGGTGGACACTCAAGATATTATAGAGAAGGCCCACCTCGGTGACATGGATTACGTGAAACATTCGTTGACTCTTTTCACCGATTTTGTAGCTGTGTTTGTTCGTGTTCTCATCATTATG CTGAAGAACTCGGCAGATaaagaagataaaaagaagaggaggaggaactGA
- the LOC103847919 gene encoding light-harvesting complex-like protein 3 isotype 2, chloroplastic, giving the protein MSLSMALFSPPISSPLQNSNLTSKISLSLLSTKRFSLVSLTQASSSDNGTSATVSATTVEIPKPASPAKEEVPVKSPTESSSDETDLTTTTTTEIKFQDAKWVNGTWDLKQFEKEGKTDWDSVIVSEAKRRKWLEDNPETTTNDEPVLFDTSIIPWWAWMKRYHLPEAELLNGRAAMIGFFMSYFVDSLTGVGLVDQMGNFFCKTLLFVAVAGVLFIRKNEDLDKLKGLFEETTLYDKQWQATWKEPESSSSTVSSQK; this is encoded by the exons ATGTCCCTATCAATGGCGTTATTCTCCCCGCCGATCTCTTCTCCGCTTCAAAACTCTAATCTCACCTCCAAGATCTCACTCTCTCTCCTATCCACCAAACGCTTCTCTCTCGTCTCCCTCACTCAAGCCTCCTCCTCCGACAACGGCACGTCTGCTACAGTCTCTGCAACCACCGTGGAGATTCCAAAGCCTGCGTCGCCCGCTAAAGAGGAAGTTCCGGTTAAATCTCCGACGGAAAGCTCCTCCGACGAGACTGATTTGACAACCACCACCACGACGGAGATCAAGTTTCAAGATGCGAAGTGGGTTAATGGAACGTGGGATCTGAAACAGTTCGAGAAAGAAGGCAAAACCGATTGGGATTCTGTAATCGTTTCTG AGGCAAAGAGGAGAAAGTGGCTTGAAGACAACCCGGAAACAACTACTAACGACGAGCCTGTTCTCTTCGATACCTCCATTATTCCATGGTGGGCTTGGATGAAGCGGTATCACCTACCAGAAGCTGAACTCCTCAATG GTCGTGCTGCGATGATAGGGTTCTTCATGTCTTACTTTGTTGATAGCCTTACCGGAGTAGGACTTGTTGATCAAATGGGAAACTTCTTCTGCAAGACACTCTTGTTTGTGGCGGTAGCTGGAGTTCTTTTCATCCGCAAGAATGAAGATTTAGACAAACTGAAGGGTCTGTTTGAAGAGACAACGTTGTATGACAAGCAATGGCAAGCGACGTGGAAAGAGCCGGAATCATCTTCATCTACGGTTTCTTCACAGAAGTGA